The region taaacCCTATTTAGTATATTACAATGCTTTTGATACACGCTAATTACAAGAGAAACTGGTAGGATAACCTGACATACTGTAAACCGAGAAGTCCGTGTAAAGACAATTTTGTATACTGCAGAAGTTGATTTTGCCTCTAATGCACTAAACTTATGCATGGTAGAGAAAAAAATTCTAATTTTAGGAACGGTATGTTTGTCTCTAAACTAATAGAGCTATTAGATTTATTGCAGAATAGAGATGTTGGATCTGTGTTTGTCAAATGTGTATTGACGGGGTTTTTCTGTCCAATACAGTTCGGGTCTCTTTTTATTCCTACAGTAAGTATTCATTGTATAAAGTGAAGTTGATAATTAGAAGTGGGTTGGGCTCTATCTATCCATGCTCTTATTGCATAAGTATGAGATGTGTCTAAGAGTTGATGTGACAACTGGAGAAAAGCATTTTGTTGTAGATGTGTCCTTCAGTACCAATTAAAAGAATATTGGTATTATCTATATATAGAATTTCTAAACCACGATCCTTGAGACTTCACTgtgaatcttttttttaatacattttgtttaATAACATTTTAGTTTGAATATTTtggttataattttattttttatttattgcatttgtatcccacattttcccacctctttgcaggctcaatgtggctaatgaAGAACAGACCTGGTTGACAGTCCTCAGGATTAGGTTGGAATGCCTTGGTTTATTCCGTAGCGTGCGTTTGATACAAAACAATAATGGGCAGTTTGTATGCAACATAAGTAGTCTTTGAAATAATTTATTACACAGGCCATTAGAGCAGGCAgctcctggaaatggcttgtttttacattttttgaactGCAGTTTTCAAAAATTTTAGCTGAAAAAACCTTTGAGCATTATTTGATCAAGGTTAAACAAAGATGGAATTAGGTTTGTATAACGCAGAGGGGTAAGGAAAGGAATTTGGAGCTTAATAAATTGGTTAAGGCACTGAGGAGGTGGTAGTTAATGGCACCCTAGCTACACTGGTATCGCCACAAGGCAAGCTAAAATATTGCCTTTTCTGCAATTACTTTTCACATCTCTGCTGACTTTTTCTTCAGGTCAAAAAGTCCCAGCATATATCACTTAAATTATACAGCTTATAGATGACATTAATTTTTACCTTCTTCCTATTTTTTATTTCATAACACTTCCCTTTCtcaattcaaaatattttttttcgtgGGCCATCAGAAATAGCGAAGAGCAATAATGCAGTATATAACTGTCTTTTGCAGCTTACAGTCCTCATCGAtcctttttataaaattgcagtCTTATAAATCATGAAATCACTTGAAATGTGTAATTTGTTTACTCTGGACCCACTGCCCACATTATTGCATTACTGCTCTTTGGCTGTTTCTGTTGGTCCATAAAATATTTTGAATTGAAAAAGGGAAGTGTTATGAAATAAAAATAGGAAGGCGGTATAAATGAGTCATCTATAAGGTGTataatttaagggccctgtttacaaaagtgtgctagtgtttttagcatgcactaacttctATCCGCTGAAAAAATATTGAAGTTATAATGATTCATGATTATAAGGCTTATAATTTCACACACTAAATGTGCTAATTTAACTTTATTATTAACCTTTAGTTCATTACATATTGAACAACAATTAGAATTTTAATTTATATGTTAAAATATTCACTGGGTAcgaatatttatttatacatatttatatatgtcACTGTTTTGCTATGACCATGTTCTCTGGACATTGTTTCAAACATTTTATAGATGTCTATTAATGTgcgtcttatatatatatatatatatatttacgtATATAGTACAAGTATCCTTTATAATATGTGGTTGGTTTGTTATGACTGTTTTTTGAGCATGTTCAATCATTTTATAGATGTCTTAATGTATgttttatataaatatttatttatgtatattcaaatattcttttataaaaaaaactttgttccttttatatataattttgatGGTGATGTTTCATTTGATCAGATTATatgttttttaatattatttccaatattgtttttataaaaaaaactttttattttatgtttttattcttataaatttcattttattgctagacccctgaggcaggtgttgttgacgccgaaacacggcccgtgttgggtcactcATTAataaggactcctgttgtctcagtcttgaaggcccagttgtgcttttttggtttgtatactttttgtgtatgctgtttttccccctctttttGCTCTGTATAAtttaaggtccctgtttacaaaagtgcgctagtgcttttagcatgcactaacttgtgtagacgcccataggcatattataggcatctacatggttagtgcacccTAAAAACACTAGAACGCCtttgtaaacggggccctaagtgATATATGCTGGGACTTTTTGGGCTCATGTGTAATTGGGGAGTCCAGCAATAAGAAGGTACCCTTTATAATTGATTTTGTTTTCTTGGCACTGAgttgcttttgttttctttttcagaaactTGAGGTGAACTGCACTGTCATAGGTTTCCCAACTAGCACTCCTTCTCTAGTACCCAGCTCCCACTATCGCATGAATAAAGAAGAGGACTCAACTGATGAGAGCATCTCAGATTCAGATGAGGAGGACAGCTCCCTGTGGAAAAGAAAGCGACAGAAATGTTTCAATCTCCCCCCTGTTAAACCCCATCAGCCTCCTTTTGGTCAGAGCTATCCGAGGCAGACCGCTCTTGGAACCAAAAAAATCAACAATGTCTGGGGCTCGGTGCTGCAGGAACAAAACCAAGAAGCTGTGACCACAGAGCTGGGGATCTTGGGGATGGATGGACAGATGGACCTGAGCAGGCAGTCTGAGGCCTACAATTACATTCTGGCTAGAAAACTAATGGAGAAAGTCAACAACGAAGAGTTGGAGCAACTGAACAAGCAGCTTGATGAGTACATGCAGGAGGACAAGAAATCTGTAGCAAAACAAGAGGAAGAGAAAGGGCAGAGCCACCTGAAACGCAAACGCCCTGTTAAGGAGAGGCTGGGAGAAAGCCTAGAAATGGATTACAAAGGGCGCTGTGAGATTACCGAGGAAGATTCTCAGGAGAAAGTGGCTGATGAAATTGCTTATCGGTGAGAGCAAAGCGATTCTGCTCAGCTATGGTTTATGATTTTGACTTAAAAATTTGCATGTCAGGCATAAGCTTTATGGGTGACTTAAGCATAAATGTTTAATTCAGCATTTGATATACAACCCTTAAACAAAATATCAGAATGGCTTACATTTAAGAGCTGAGAGAAGAGAAAGCAACCAAGGGCACCAGCAATAAATGAGATCAGGGTACTGTCAATCCCCATAAACCAGTGAGAAATAGCCTTCAAACCTGCTTTAAATCAAGATAAGTATTTCTATAATTGTCCTGATGTCACTTTATTTCATAGGTACAGGGTCCAAAAAGGAATTTTGCCATTTAAAACAGATTGTCAGTAGCATGTGTCAGCATCAAATATAAAAAGGCTACCTCCATCATCTACTATTCCACTTCTGTAGTGCTCTGGAAATATGTTATTTCCATTTCTTTCACATGCCTTTGGACAGCAGAGCAGTACAGAAATCCATACATGTTTTGTATGCGTTTTAGTTATTGCAGGGCTCTATGAATCTCAGGCGCCAGGTTGCCATGGCAACTAGAAATTTGTTTCTGGCACTTGGGATTTTTgtgcctgtttaaaaaaaaaataaaaaatcagtcTCTCTTTTTGGCTGCTGAGTATTCTGCAACCAACCCCCAGGAACAGGAACTTGCTGCTCTGTGTAAGTCAGAGCTGTGCGATGCACCGCATGGCTCAGATTTACGCTGTGCTACTAGCAGAACAGAGTATGATGCCCTTCCAGAGGTAACCATTGATTCTAGGGACAGTGGGATGCAATAAAAGAGTGTCAGAGTAAGGGTTAAGTCTGTAAAAGTCCTGTTGTGTTGGAAattaaggggggaaaaaaagctttTATGAATCAAGTAGAAAAAAACAAGTTTCACAGGGTTAAGAGAAGTgggtcctctgccctcccccctcgaTGATCTCTCCAATGATGATtttaataaaaaatggaaaataagaatgAAGATCATCCTTGGAAAGGGGGAaggaattttggattttgctcaggcCTTTTCACTAGtatctcaaggcaagttacatttaggtatagTAGGCTTGCTGACTGGCTTACTAGGTGGCAAGGCCTAGCTGGGATGAGGGTAATGGCTGGGGGGATAGTGGAGGGAGACGTAGGGAGGAATGGACAAAAAGAGCGAAAGCAGGTGGCGAGAGGAGCTACTGGGAGTGAGCAAGATCAGGTGGCGAGAGGAGCTGCTGTCCatgtatttctactactactactactacttaacatttctagagcgctactagggttacgcagcgctgtacagtttaacaaagaaggacagtccctgctcagaggagcttacaatctagaggacgaaatgtcaagttggggtagtctagatttcttcaatggaggtatAGTGGTTATTTCTGCCAGTGGTGTACATGGATATACTAAGGGTTCAATTTACTAAGGGGGTATTAGGCGCCCGCTGGCGTTTTTAGgaatagtgtttagcgcatgcctatttttagcgtgcactaaaaacgccagcgagCCTTAGGAAAAGCCCCCCCCCTAAACCTTTTCTCATGGACAAGGAATGGGTAAACAATCTTAGAAAATCAGATCCTAAAATGCTGCAGTAGACCTCGTAAGAAATCTCCCCCTCCCTGCATATATAAAGAAAATTTTTGGGGGCCTTACTGATTTTGCCTACAGACTGCTTTGCCAGcctttaaaacaaaaattataaataCATCTAATACGGAACTGCATCAAGTAAATATAGCAATCTACATAAAAACAGAAGCCTGGTCAGCACAATTTAACAAGATTCAATAAAATGTATTGGTAAAACGACCCAACAGCACCCAACCATTGCAAGAAAACCCAACGTCCAATCAATCAAGTAACCCATCAAATTCAGGAAAAACGCCAGTTGCCTAATTGTGACAGACTCCAGCATCATCCaccttcttattttttttccccttcccaaACTCAGCAGGAACCAAGGCAGAATTCCAAAATTAGAGCATAGGCAATTGCCATGTCTTTACTTTCTCCTGGAATGAAAGGTAATTCTGTTTTTGAGAGAGAAACTGGAGACTATTGCCAGCTGAGATGATAGTGCCTATAGGGAGCGGTTTGAGGTTGCTGTTGATATTTGGAAGTCCAGTTGCAAGCAGTACCTTAATCTGTTGAGTAGTTGTTTGATACATTCTAACTTTTTCTACAAACTTAAACACACAGGACGGTAGAGGCTGCAGTGGCTTGAATTGctatgcagtgggaatcgaaaaaTATTACCTCAGACCATTTCACAAGTGTTTTTGTCCTGTGTCTGAACAAAAGCCATGATATATATCCAATTAAACCATCTaaaccaaaaaacaacaaaaaatgacccactataatataaaaaatatgtGTGAGCAAAAGAATGtatattaaaggaaagaaaaagcctcaaagagctccagatcaaCCGATCTATAGAGCTAAAGACGATCACTATGATCTGTTCATTGGCTTGAAAAAACCTTCCTAATGCTTAAAGAATTACTGTGTGAACTACATCAAACAGTGCATAGCATCAAACAAGGACACACATTGCTTATGTTCGCTAATGATTTCAGGAAAGATGACTTTTCAAGTTTTCTGAGCTAAGTACTAACTCTGAAGTTTTTGAACTCTGCGCTGTGTTGGATTTAAACATTAACGAACATAAGCAATGTGTGTCCTTGTTTGATGCTATGCGCTATGGACAGTTTGATGTAGTTCAGACAGCTGACGCCCCAGCTTTTCCCGATGTCGGCCCTCGATGAGCGTATTTGGGCCTTCCTCcgtgagctgctggatggcctcatgcagtTCTGTGTTtcggtatcgggggtgcttgcgcctgccataCCTCTCGCTGCAGCTGGGGTGTCAACTGCAACACAGGCCAGTACCCCCTCAGCGTTGGTGCAGGAAACTTCACCTGAGTCTTGGTGGGAGCCGGCCTCTCGACGCCGCTCTCAAGGACATGTCTCCTCGGCATCAAGGCAGGCTCGATCTCGGGCATCCCATAGGGAGATCTTGTCTGACACGGAAGAGGAGTGCTCATAGGAATCAGAGAAGGATCCCAGATACGTTTAGTCTTATGGAATTCCTTCTGAGCCCTCCcaaccacctgaaaggagacagtCTCTGCCGGAGAGCCTTTCTTTCCTATGTTTTGTAAAGGAGATGGCTGATGCCATTCTATTTCCTTTGGAGGTGAAGGATgaacccagggccaagatgctcgaggtcctggactatacatctcctaaggaggctgtgacggcTCCTCTCCATAAAGTACTCTGGGCAGTCCTCGTTGGGAACTGGgcgtccccaagaagattgacacccagtatcggatccacggtgagccTGGGCTTgtaaggcctcagttgcctcatgactccatggtggtggaatccactctcaaaagagccaggagtactagggactatgcctctgctcccccaggcagagaagctagaaccctggaatcttttgggaggaagatgtaccagaccTCGATGCTGATCTCCCGTATTCAGTCATACCAACTCTTCACGAGTGTTTACTTGCGAAACTCGGTGa is a window of Microcaecilia unicolor chromosome 2, aMicUni1.1, whole genome shotgun sequence DNA encoding:
- the PHAX gene encoding phosphorylated adapter RNA export protein produces the protein MATAVAARGMEETEEGEISGSDSDIAEVMQHQQRDSEQKLEVNCTVIGFPTSTPSLVPSSHYRMNKEEDSTDESISDSDEEDSSLWKRKRQKCFNLPPVKPHQPPFGQSYPRQTALGTKKINNVWGSVLQEQNQEAVTTELGILGMDGQMDLSRQSEAYNYILARKLMEKVNNEELEQLNKQLDEYMQEDKKSVAKQEEEKGQSHLKRKRPVKERLGESLEMDYKGRCEITEEDSQEKVADEIAYRLREPKKELIAQVVKTIGKRKAIELLMETAEVEQNGGLFILNGSRRRTPGGVYLNLLKNTPSITEEQIKEIFYAEYQKEYENKKAAKKRRRQMIGKMKQAIKGLSLREHDDASRETFASDTNEALASLDDSQECHGDVRLDLEDAGEIDNSHNLETF